The following coding sequences are from one Verrucomicrobiia bacterium window:
- a CDS encoding excinuclease ABC subunit UvrC, whose translation MAVSDALRAKLAQLPHKPGVYLMKDRFGTVIYVGKARDLRKRVSSYFQPSRRLAWDLKLNALVEAIHDLDVHVVRSEPEALLLEGRLIKEFKPRYNISFRDDKRFPLIKVNLQDPIPRFTLTRLRTEDGARYFGPFPSGRALRTTMTLVRRQFNLRGCRPLHPGPADYKHCLYGHLKFCTAPCIGNVTLEQYRAQVAAACDFLAGQCDELATKLEQEMREAAQRLEFERAAELRDLWTALRETTRKTRTFVRTPHNLPVALNPEADLADLAAALGLPEPPRVIEGFDISNISGTLAVASLVRFLEGRPERARYRRYQIKSVTGQDDFACMAEAVRRRYTRLLQEGGTADLPHLILIDGGKGQLNAAVKELQALGLGHLPVVGLAKEFEEIYRPGEAEPLRLSHERGALKLLQRVRDESHRVANTYNAQLRLRKISESILDEFPGIGEQRKMALLKKFGSVQRLRRATVEEIAEVPGFGGKMAADLVAFLAARDPRGSGPGS comes from the coding sequence ATGGCGGTGTCGGATGCTCTCAGAGCCAAACTGGCGCAACTGCCGCACAAACCGGGCGTGTACCTGATGAAGGACCGCTTTGGGACGGTGATTTATGTGGGCAAGGCGCGGGATTTGCGCAAGCGGGTCAGTTCTTACTTTCAGCCCTCCCGCCGGCTGGCATGGGATTTGAAGTTGAATGCGCTGGTGGAGGCGATCCACGACCTGGATGTGCATGTGGTGCGCAGCGAACCGGAGGCGTTGTTGCTGGAGGGGCGGCTGATCAAGGAGTTCAAGCCGCGCTATAACATCAGTTTCCGCGATGACAAGCGCTTCCCCCTGATCAAGGTCAATCTGCAGGATCCCATTCCACGTTTCACGCTCACCCGCCTGCGGACGGAGGATGGGGCGCGGTATTTTGGGCCGTTTCCCAGCGGGCGGGCATTGCGGACGACGATGACGCTGGTGCGGCGCCAGTTCAACCTGCGGGGGTGCCGTCCGCTGCACCCCGGCCCGGCGGATTACAAGCACTGCCTGTATGGTCATCTGAAGTTCTGCACAGCGCCCTGCATTGGCAATGTGACGCTGGAGCAGTACCGCGCCCAGGTGGCGGCGGCCTGTGATTTTCTGGCCGGCCAGTGCGACGAGCTGGCGACCAAGCTGGAGCAGGAGATGCGCGAAGCGGCGCAAAGGCTGGAATTTGAGCGCGCCGCCGAGCTGCGGGATTTGTGGACGGCCCTGCGCGAGACCACGCGCAAGACGCGCACCTTTGTGCGCACGCCGCACAATCTGCCGGTGGCGCTGAATCCGGAGGCGGATCTGGCGGATCTCGCTGCCGCGCTGGGGCTGCCGGAGCCGCCGCGGGTGATCGAGGGGTTTGATATTTCCAACATCAGCGGCACGCTGGCGGTGGCTTCGCTGGTGCGGTTTCTGGAGGGCCGTCCGGAGCGGGCGCGATACCGGCGTTACCAAATCAAAAGCGTTACGGGCCAGGATGATTTTGCCTGCATGGCCGAGGCGGTGCGGCGGCGCTATACCCGGCTGCTGCAGGAGGGGGGGACGGCGGATCTGCCGCACTTGATCCTGATTGATGGCGGCAAGGGGCAGTTGAACGCGGCAGTCAAGGAATTACAGGCCCTGGGGCTGGGGCATCTGCCGGTAGTTGGTCTGGCCAAGGAGTTTGAGGAGATCTACCGGCCGGGGGAGGCGGAGCCCTTGCGGCTGTCCCATGAGCGGGGCGCCCTGAAACTCCTGCAGCGGGTGCGCGATGAATCGCATCGGGTGGCCAACACGTACAACGCCCAGTTGCGGCTGCGGAAGATTTCCGAGAGCATTCTGGACGAGTTTCCCGGGATTGGCGAGCAGCGCAAGATGGCGTTGCTCAAGAAATTTGGGTCCGTGCAGCGACTCCGCCGGGCGACGGTGGAGGAAATTGCGGAAGTGCCCGGCTTTGGAGGAAAGATGGCGGCGGATTTGGTGGCGTTTCTGGCGGCGCGGGATCCGCGGGGGAGCGGCCCAGGCTCGTGA
- a CDS encoding bifunctional 4-hydroxy-2-oxoglutarate aldolase/2-dehydro-3-deoxy-phosphogluconate aldolase — protein MRSKAKIISDINFLGVVAVIRAEQPEQVLPLCEALIQGGVSILEITMTVPDAVNVMKNVIKSVGQHAIVGMGSVLDGAMARAALDAGAEFIVSPITKVEVAAAARGAQRVCMLGAYTPTEAQLAHTSGADFVKIFPADNLGPVYLKALRAPMPHLKMVPTGGVTLQNAAEFIKAGAAALGVGSSLISKEILRDSNWPELTRLAGEYARIVREAKAGQA, from the coding sequence ATGAGATCAAAGGCCAAAATTATCTCGGACATCAATTTTCTGGGAGTTGTGGCTGTCATTCGCGCGGAGCAGCCGGAGCAGGTGCTCCCGCTGTGTGAAGCGCTCATCCAAGGGGGCGTCAGCATCCTCGAAATCACCATGACGGTGCCGGACGCGGTGAACGTGATGAAGAACGTCATCAAGTCCGTGGGGCAACATGCCATTGTGGGGATGGGCTCGGTGCTGGATGGCGCGATGGCGCGGGCGGCGCTCGACGCGGGGGCGGAGTTTATTGTGTCCCCCATCACCAAGGTGGAGGTGGCCGCCGCTGCGCGGGGCGCCCAACGGGTGTGCATGTTGGGGGCCTACACGCCCACCGAGGCCCAGTTGGCCCACACCTCGGGCGCGGATTTTGTTAAGATTTTCCCGGCGGACAACCTCGGTCCCGTGTATCTCAAGGCGTTGCGCGCGCCCATGCCGCATTTGAAGATGGTGCCCACGGGAGGCGTCACCCTGCAGAACGCAGCCGAGTTCATCAAGGCCGGCGCGGCGGCGCTGGGGGTGGGATCTTCGCTGATCAGCAAGGAGATTTTGCGCGATTCCAACTGGCCGGAACTGACCCGGCTGGCGGGCGAATACGCCCGCATCGTGCGCGAGGCCAAGGCCGGACAGGCCTAG
- a CDS encoding DUF5010 domain-containing protein, translating into MKKPFYCPAAVAVLLLALLQPMAAAEREIPPAFGPYINLKEADFAGTRSFTAKDKIVATYYFYWYDIYTKSHIIDHDGTDALTTHPPTLEDFSYKSPAWHKKQFLDMQEAGIDVALPVFWGAPSEQDPKAGLHWSYEGLKVMVQAREELLKAGKKPPLLGLFYDTSTLQYNHWGVHVDLTTDYGRRWFYATIRDFFSMVPPRHWAMIDGKPLVLLYASAFAKAHDQSCVDYLMEQFPKDFGGRRPYFVRQNSWNVKADNTVAWGGALGLVNPGVASLGPGYDHSAVPGRAPLIVDRRGGKFYEEQWLKFLRRPSNFVTLETWNEFHEGTDICESREYGRQYINLTKKYVRLFKQGYVPPWPKGAYDKARSVSIMLAEKNTERGLQWIENEDGKTAPAQAGGQPCRAAQITPKGGTYLYFVVDDSFKTPGKFQGTVEVEYFDAAPGALGLEYDGSDPQAPFGGAYTRAKETVKLTGSQIWKTAQFQLIDARLLNSQNKGADFRLVVQAPALMVRRVELRKP; encoded by the coding sequence ATGAAAAAGCCTTTTTATTGCCCTGCGGCGGTGGCGGTTCTGCTGCTTGCCCTGCTGCAGCCCATGGCGGCAGCAGAGCGCGAAATTCCCCCCGCCTTTGGCCCCTACATCAACCTTAAGGAGGCCGACTTCGCCGGCACCCGCAGCTTTACGGCCAAAGATAAGATCGTGGCGACCTATTATTTCTACTGGTACGACATCTACACCAAAAGCCACATCATTGATCACGACGGCACCGACGCCCTGACCACGCATCCGCCCACCTTGGAGGATTTCTCCTACAAGTCCCCCGCCTGGCATAAAAAGCAGTTTCTCGACATGCAGGAGGCGGGCATTGACGTGGCGCTGCCGGTCTTCTGGGGCGCGCCCAGTGAACAGGACCCCAAGGCCGGTCTGCACTGGAGCTATGAAGGCTTGAAGGTCATGGTGCAGGCGCGCGAAGAACTGCTCAAAGCCGGTAAAAAACCGCCGCTGCTGGGCTTGTTCTACGACACCAGCACGTTGCAATACAATCATTGGGGGGTGCATGTGGATTTGACCACCGATTACGGCCGCCGCTGGTTTTATGCCACCATCCGCGACTTCTTTTCCATGGTGCCGCCGAGGCATTGGGCCATGATTGACGGCAAGCCGCTGGTGCTGCTTTACGCCTCCGCCTTCGCCAAGGCCCATGACCAGTCCTGTGTGGATTATTTGATGGAACAATTCCCCAAAGACTTCGGCGGGCGCCGGCCCTATTTCGTCCGCCAAAATTCCTGGAACGTCAAGGCCGACAACACAGTGGCCTGGGGCGGCGCTCTGGGGCTGGTCAACCCCGGGGTGGCCTCGCTCGGGCCGGGCTATGACCATTCCGCCGTGCCCGGCCGCGCGCCGCTCATCGTGGACCGCCGGGGCGGCAAGTTTTACGAGGAGCAATGGCTCAAGTTCCTCCGCCGCCCCTCCAACTTCGTCACCCTCGAGACCTGGAATGAATTCCATGAGGGCACCGATATCTGTGAATCCCGCGAATATGGCCGGCAATACATCAATCTGACCAAAAAATATGTGCGGCTCTTCAAGCAGGGCTACGTGCCCCCCTGGCCCAAGGGGGCGTACGACAAGGCACGCTCCGTCAGCATCATGCTGGCGGAAAAAAACACCGAGCGCGGTTTGCAATGGATTGAAAATGAAGACGGCAAAACCGCCCCGGCCCAGGCCGGCGGCCAGCCCTGCCGCGCAGCCCAGATCACTCCCAAAGGCGGCACCTACCTCTATTTTGTGGTGGATGATTCGTTCAAGACCCCCGGCAAATTTCAGGGCACGGTGGAGGTGGAATACTTCGACGCCGCCCCCGGCGCATTGGGATTGGAGTACGATGGCAGTGATCCCCAGGCCCCCTTCGGCGGTGCCTACACCCGGGCCAAGGAAACCGTGAAACTCACCGGCAGCCAGATCTGGAAGACGGCGCAGTTTCAACTGATTGACGCCCGGCTGCTGAATTCACAAAACAAAGGCGCCGATTTCCGGCTCGTCGTCCAAGCCCCCGCCCTGATGGTGCGGCGCGTGGAATTGCGCAAGCCCTAG
- a CDS encoding Smr/MutS family protein, translating into MNNELVEWPIDGVLDLHSFRPQDVADVLQHYLAECRARGILEVRVIHGKGQGVLCRTVHAQLNRLPEVERFALATPSFGGHGATIVHLKPQA; encoded by the coding sequence ATGAACAACGAACTCGTCGAGTGGCCGATTGACGGCGTGCTGGATTTGCACTCCTTCCGTCCGCAGGACGTGGCCGATGTCCTGCAACATTACCTGGCCGAGTGTCGCGCCCGCGGCATCCTGGAAGTGCGCGTCATCCACGGCAAGGGCCAGGGCGTCCTATGTCGCACCGTCCACGCCCAATTGAACCGCCTGCCCGAAGTCGAGCGCTTCGCCCTGGCCACCCCCTCTTTTGGCGGGCACGGCGCCACCATCGTGCACCTGAAACCCCAAGCTTGA
- the mutS gene encoding DNA mismatch repair protein MutS produces MASETQLTPMMAQYRRIKGELPKDALLLFRLGDFYEMFFEDAQIGAEVCHLALTRRQQVPMCGIPYHAASGYIAKLLRAGHKVAICDQMEDARPGHLVKREVTQILSPGTHFDERLLQAERNNYLASVCHLEGRFGVAVVDLTTASFRATELTTEAELTAELERLAPAEIIVPAEAASLQTLLRPLHRFLTGYEDWVFAPETAIHTVREHFKVATLDGFGLRGHLAAVGAAGGALHYLTQHLRRDVSHLTALTYYQNSEFLTLDATTLRHLEVLEPLHRDAPKAATLHGACNRTRTPMGARRLRDWLSQPLAHAPAIRRRQDVVAAWVQNPTLLEQFRDQLEDIRDLERTLSRLSTGAGNARDLLALRLALLRLPALREVLQQLIVAQSRAAEPTLLPPPAPPADQPPGLLEELTAQITELPDVADLIGRAIVEDPPLALKEGGLIRDGFHLQLDELRSALRGGKDWIAQLQQREIERTGIASLKVRFNSVFGYYIEVTKANLDKVPPEYQRKQTIANGERFITPELKQMEAKILGAEERAARLEYELFQEVRGEVLRHLPRLQQTAAALAQLDVLATFAENARLFQYCRPEMRDEGILSIRDGRHPMLEQTLVEERFVPNDVFLDGVTRQIALITGPNMAGKSTYLRQVALLVLLAHTGSFIPATEARIDLVDRIFTRIGASDDLARGQSTFMVEMSETANILNNATRRSLIILDEIGRGTSTFDGLSLAWSIVEHLHNVVGAKVLFATHYHELTELAARLPRLANFNVAVREWQDKILFLRKIVEGGTDKSYGIQVARLAGVPKPVIDRAKVILRNLEESELTPEGNVRQPARHRPEREKLQSLEPNPQLDLFASS; encoded by the coding sequence ATGGCTTCAGAAACACAACTGACTCCCATGATGGCGCAGTATCGCCGCATCAAAGGCGAGCTGCCCAAGGATGCCTTGTTGCTGTTTCGCCTGGGCGATTTCTATGAAATGTTCTTCGAAGACGCCCAAATCGGCGCCGAGGTCTGCCATCTGGCCCTCACCCGCCGCCAGCAGGTGCCCATGTGCGGCATCCCCTACCACGCCGCCTCCGGCTACATCGCCAAGCTGCTCCGCGCCGGCCACAAGGTGGCCATTTGTGACCAGATGGAAGACGCCCGCCCCGGGCATCTGGTCAAGCGGGAGGTCACCCAGATTCTCTCCCCCGGCACTCATTTTGATGAGCGCCTCCTTCAGGCGGAGCGCAATAATTATCTGGCCTCTGTCTGTCACCTGGAAGGCCGCTTCGGCGTGGCAGTGGTGGACCTGACCACCGCCAGTTTCCGCGCCACTGAACTGACCACCGAAGCCGAGCTCACCGCCGAGTTGGAGCGCCTGGCACCCGCGGAAATCATCGTCCCCGCCGAGGCCGCCTCCCTGCAAACCCTCCTGCGCCCCCTCCATCGCTTCCTCACCGGCTATGAGGACTGGGTCTTCGCCCCGGAAACCGCCATCCACACCGTCCGCGAGCACTTCAAAGTGGCCACGCTGGACGGTTTCGGTCTCCGCGGCCATCTGGCCGCCGTGGGGGCGGCCGGCGGCGCGTTGCATTATCTCACCCAACATTTGCGGCGCGATGTTTCGCATTTAACCGCGCTCACCTACTACCAGAACAGCGAGTTTCTCACGCTCGACGCCACCACCCTGCGGCACCTTGAAGTGCTGGAACCGCTGCACCGGGACGCCCCCAAGGCCGCCACCCTCCACGGCGCCTGCAACCGTACCCGCACGCCCATGGGGGCGCGCCGGTTGCGGGACTGGCTCTCCCAACCGCTGGCCCATGCTCCGGCCATCCGCCGCCGCCAGGATGTCGTGGCGGCCTGGGTCCAAAACCCGACTTTGCTCGAACAATTCCGGGATCAATTGGAGGACATCCGGGATTTGGAGCGTACTTTGAGCCGCCTCAGCACCGGGGCCGGCAACGCCCGCGATTTGCTGGCCCTCCGCCTGGCGCTGCTGCGGCTGCCCGCCCTGCGCGAGGTGCTCCAACAACTCATCGTCGCCCAGTCCCGCGCCGCCGAACCCACCCTCCTGCCCCCCCCGGCACCACCCGCCGACCAGCCCCCCGGACTGCTCGAGGAGTTGACCGCCCAGATCACCGAACTGCCGGACGTGGCCGACCTCATCGGCCGGGCCATAGTCGAGGATCCCCCCCTGGCCCTGAAGGAAGGCGGCCTGATCCGTGATGGCTTCCATCTCCAGCTCGACGAGCTGCGCAGCGCCCTGCGCGGAGGCAAGGACTGGATCGCCCAATTGCAGCAGCGGGAAATCGAACGCACCGGCATCGCGTCGCTCAAAGTGCGCTTCAACTCCGTTTTCGGTTATTACATCGAAGTTACCAAGGCCAACCTCGACAAGGTGCCGCCAGAATACCAGCGCAAGCAAACCATCGCCAACGGCGAACGCTTTATTACGCCCGAACTCAAGCAGATGGAGGCCAAAATCCTGGGAGCCGAGGAACGGGCCGCCCGGCTGGAGTACGAGCTGTTTCAAGAGGTGCGGGGCGAGGTCCTGCGCCATCTGCCCCGGCTGCAACAGACCGCCGCCGCCCTCGCGCAGCTCGATGTGCTCGCCACCTTTGCGGAAAATGCCCGCCTCTTTCAATACTGCCGGCCCGAAATGCGCGATGAGGGCATCCTCTCCATCCGCGACGGCCGCCATCCCATGTTGGAGCAAACCCTGGTGGAGGAGCGGTTTGTGCCTAATGACGTTTTTCTGGACGGCGTCACCCGCCAGATCGCCCTCATCACCGGCCCCAACATGGCCGGTAAAAGCACCTATCTTCGGCAGGTGGCCCTGCTGGTCCTGCTCGCCCATACCGGCTCCTTCATCCCGGCCACCGAGGCGCGCATTGATCTGGTGGACCGCATCTTCACCCGCATCGGCGCCAGCGATGACCTGGCCCGCGGCCAGTCAACGTTTATGGTGGAGATGAGCGAAACAGCCAACATCCTCAACAACGCCACCCGGCGCAGCCTGATCATCCTCGATGAAATTGGCCGCGGCACCAGCACCTTCGACGGCCTGAGCCTGGCCTGGAGCATCGTTGAGCATCTGCACAACGTGGTGGGCGCCAAGGTGCTCTTTGCCACCCATTACCACGAGCTCACCGAACTGGCCGCCCGCCTGCCCCGCCTTGCCAACTTCAACGTGGCCGTCCGGGAATGGCAGGACAAAATCCTCTTCCTCCGCAAAATCGTCGAGGGCGGCACGGACAAGAGCTACGGGATCCAGGTGGCCCGCCTCGCTGGCGTGCCCAAGCCGGTCATTGACCGCGCCAAAGTCATCCTGCGCAACCTGGAGGAATCAGAACTGACCCCTGAAGGCAATGTCCGCCAGCCCGCCCGGCACCGCCCCGAACGCGAAAAATTGCAGTCGCTCGAACCCAATCCGCAACTGGACCTCTTCGCCTCCAGTTGA
- the dnaX gene encoding DNA polymerase III subunit gamma/tau has product MSYQVLARKYRPQRFSEVVGQEHVTRTLAQAIQQNRIAHAYLFCGPRGTGKTTIARIFAKCLNCTGGPKVDFDDADPKVIEITEGRSMDVLEIDGASNNSVEQVRELRETVKYAPASSRFKIYIIDEVHMLSSSAFNALLKTLEEPPPHVKFFFATTDPEKVLPTILSRCQRFDLRRIPAALIVRQLARIAQAEGVEVEEAALQAIARGCDGGMRDAESALDQLISFCGRKIVEADVLSMYGLTAQAQLLALAGAVLAGDAVTALRELDAAAQAGKDLARLVGDLLRHFRNLLIYQVSQGDVSLLEVSEAELEALKTQLQGVSTDALTRIMEVLSECELQLREAASRKILIELALWKACQARQAVSVEAVLQQLQRLRTEAAGSGGPATAPAAAMPSVALRAAVEAQAARASRPAPVSAPANGPAMPPSPALRSLDNGRLEGAALQELWAALMAEMQQQKPVSYPSFAPAFPVSFERGDLVIGFPPAYAAQMNLASAPLNQTWLVQRLAAMGYPEVRLKLVTAEPPAAAVAPAPALPASAPAPAAPAAAPAPAAAPRPAPMTLNDFKNDPQIARALELFRGVLRQVAYPSAPS; this is encoded by the coding sequence ATGTCATACCAGGTTTTAGCACGCAAATACCGCCCGCAGCGTTTCAGCGAGGTGGTGGGGCAGGAACATGTCACGCGCACCCTGGCCCAGGCCATCCAGCAAAATCGCATTGCCCACGCCTACCTTTTCTGCGGCCCGCGGGGCACCGGCAAGACCACCATTGCCCGCATCTTCGCCAAGTGTCTGAACTGCACCGGCGGGCCGAAGGTGGACTTTGACGACGCGGACCCGAAGGTCATCGAGATTACCGAGGGGCGTTCCATGGACGTGCTTGAAATTGACGGCGCGAGCAACAACAGCGTCGAGCAGGTGCGGGAGCTGCGCGAGACAGTGAAGTACGCGCCGGCGTCGTCCCGTTTCAAGATCTACATCATTGACGAGGTGCACATGCTCTCCTCCTCGGCGTTCAACGCCCTGTTAAAGACGCTGGAGGAGCCGCCGCCGCACGTGAAGTTTTTCTTTGCCACCACCGATCCGGAGAAGGTGCTGCCCACCATTTTGTCGCGCTGCCAGCGGTTTGATTTGCGGCGGATTCCCGCCGCGCTCATCGTGCGGCAACTGGCGCGGATTGCGCAGGCGGAGGGTGTGGAGGTGGAGGAGGCGGCGCTGCAGGCGATTGCCCGCGGTTGCGACGGCGGCATGCGCGACGCGGAGTCGGCGCTGGACCAGCTCATCAGTTTCTGCGGCCGCAAGATTGTGGAGGCGGATGTCCTTTCCATGTACGGCCTCACCGCCCAGGCGCAACTGCTGGCGCTAGCGGGGGCGGTCCTGGCGGGGGACGCGGTGACGGCGCTGCGCGAGCTGGACGCCGCGGCGCAGGCGGGCAAGGACCTGGCGCGGCTGGTGGGGGATTTGTTGCGGCATTTCCGCAATCTGCTGATTTACCAGGTCTCCCAGGGCGATGTGAGCCTGCTGGAAGTTTCCGAGGCCGAGCTGGAGGCCTTGAAGACGCAATTGCAGGGGGTTTCCACCGATGCCCTCACCCGCATCATGGAGGTGTTGAGCGAATGCGAGCTGCAACTGCGGGAGGCGGCTTCGCGTAAAATCTTGATCGAACTGGCCTTGTGGAAGGCCTGTCAGGCGCGGCAGGCGGTGAGCGTGGAGGCCGTGCTGCAACAGTTGCAACGGTTGCGCACGGAGGCGGCGGGCAGCGGCGGCCCGGCCACCGCCCCGGCGGCGGCCATGCCGTCAGTGGCTTTGCGCGCCGCGGTGGAGGCGCAGGCCGCCAGGGCTTCCCGGCCCGCGCCGGTTTCCGCGCCGGCCAACGGCCCGGCCATGCCACCTTCGCCGGCGCTGCGTTCGCTGGACAATGGCCGGCTGGAGGGAGCGGCCTTGCAAGAGCTGTGGGCGGCGCTGATGGCAGAGATGCAACAACAAAAGCCCGTATCTTATCCGAGTTTTGCTCCGGCTTTCCCGGTTTCCTTTGAGCGGGGCGATTTGGTGATTGGGTTTCCTCCCGCCTATGCGGCCCAAATGAATCTGGCCAGCGCGCCGCTCAACCAGACGTGGCTGGTGCAGCGGCTGGCGGCCATGGGTTATCCGGAGGTACGGCTGAAATTGGTGACGGCCGAGCCACCCGCGGCGGCGGTTGCTCCGGCTCCCGCGTTGCCGGCTTCGGCACCGGCTCCTGCCGCCCCGGCGGCCGCTCCGGCACCTGCGGCAGCCCCCCGGCCGGCGCCGATGACCCTGAACGATTTCAAGAACGATCCGCAGATTGCGCGCGCCTTGGAGTTGTTTCGGGGCGTGCTGCGCCAGGTGGCTTATCCTTCGGCCCCTTCCTAA
- a CDS encoding YbaB/EbfC family nucleoid-associated protein, giving the protein MSSIGKLMKQAARMQQQITLIQQQLAQQTVEATSGGGAVKAVATCDGRLKSIRLDPQALNPADAEVLEDLVLTAVNQALDQARKINETEMQKVTAGFNLPGLT; this is encoded by the coding sequence ATGTCGAGCATTGGAAAACTCATGAAGCAGGCTGCGCGAATGCAGCAGCAGATCACTTTGATCCAACAACAACTGGCCCAGCAAACCGTGGAGGCGACCAGCGGGGGCGGCGCCGTCAAAGCCGTGGCGACCTGTGACGGCCGCCTGAAGTCCATTCGTCTGGACCCGCAGGCGCTTAATCCTGCGGATGCCGAGGTGCTGGAGGATCTGGTGTTGACGGCGGTGAATCAGGCGCTGGATCAGGCCCGGAAAATCAATGAAACGGAAATGCAGAAGGTTACCGCCGGATTTAACCTGCCGGGGCTGACCTGA
- the recR gene encoding recombination mediator RecR, with product MAALPESLQRLVGALSQLPGIGPRSAERLALHLVQREPEAVKVLATALLEAREKVQACNQCGGLTEIQPCPLCADPRRDASLLCVVETPVDILRLEKAGAYRGLYHVLGGRLSPTTGIEPEDLRIAELEARVAEGAVREVILALGSDVESDATCYYLARRLAGQGVQVTRLAQGLPAGAGLELADEITLSRALEGRRQVE from the coding sequence ATGGCCGCTCTGCCTGAATCCTTGCAGCGCCTGGTGGGGGCGCTGAGCCAGTTGCCCGGCATCGGGCCGCGCTCGGCGGAGCGGCTGGCTTTGCATCTGGTCCAACGCGAGCCGGAGGCCGTCAAAGTGCTGGCCACGGCACTCCTGGAAGCGCGTGAGAAGGTGCAGGCCTGCAATCAATGCGGTGGATTAACGGAAATCCAGCCCTGCCCCTTGTGCGCCGACCCCCGGCGGGATGCCTCGCTCCTCTGCGTGGTGGAAACGCCGGTGGACATTTTGCGGCTGGAAAAGGCCGGCGCGTATCGGGGGTTGTACCATGTTTTGGGAGGGCGGCTGTCGCCCACCACTGGCATTGAGCCGGAAGATTTGCGGATAGCAGAATTGGAGGCCCGAGTGGCGGAGGGGGCGGTCAGGGAGGTGATCCTGGCGCTGGGGAGTGACGTGGAGAGCGATGCCACCTGCTATTATTTGGCCCGGCGGCTGGCAGGGCAGGGGGTGCAGGTCACGCGGCTGGCTCAGGGCCTGCCGGCCGGAGCCGGGCTGGAGCTGGCGGATGAGATCACCCTTTCCCGGGCGCTGGAGGGCCGCCGGCAGGTGGAATGA
- a CDS encoding HAD family phosphatase, whose translation MKPKIVVFDLGNVLVDFDYRESARALAGQASVSAEEIYRFLFADGWLVQYEISAISYELFYTGFCRATGYRGTREFFERWLGRVFVPIAPMVEMLEQIRARGYPTWLFSNTNDIAARCVHEDFEFFRHFTGYIYSYEIRSMKPHPPMYEALEQRSGCRGAEILYLDDRPENVAAGVARGWQGLVHEDPARTVPAVWAILDNQPAEHA comes from the coding sequence ATGAAACCGAAGATTGTGGTTTTTGATTTGGGGAACGTGCTGGTGGATTTTGATTACCGCGAATCTGCGCGGGCGCTGGCCGGGCAGGCGAGCGTTTCGGCGGAGGAAATCTACCGATTCCTGTTTGCCGATGGCTGGCTGGTGCAATACGAGATCAGCGCGATTTCCTACGAGCTGTTCTACACCGGGTTCTGCCGGGCCACGGGCTACCGCGGCACTCGTGAGTTTTTTGAGCGCTGGCTGGGGCGGGTGTTTGTGCCCATTGCCCCGATGGTGGAAATGCTGGAGCAAATCCGGGCGCGGGGATATCCCACCTGGTTGTTCAGCAACACCAATGATATCGCGGCCCGCTGTGTGCATGAGGATTTTGAGTTTTTCCGCCATTTTACCGGCTACATTTATTCCTACGAAATCCGCAGCATGAAACCGCATCCGCCCATGTATGAGGCGCTGGAGCAGCGCTCCGGCTGCCGGGGGGCGGAAATCCTGTATCTGGATGACCGCCCGGAAAATGTGGCGGCCGGAGTGGCGCGCGGCTGGCAGGGGCTGGTGCATGAGGATCCGGCCCGGACAGTGCCGGCGGTGTGGGCCATCCTGGACAACCAGCCGGCGGAGCATGCATGA
- the rsmI gene encoding 16S rRNA (cytidine(1402)-2'-O)-methyltransferase, with protein sequence MSAVPPAAEAALPPLTPATLYLVATPIGNLEDITLRALRVLRECDVVAAEDTRHSARLLQHYGIRKPMLSCFKFNEARRSEAILQRLARGEKVALITDAGSPGISDPGERVVQAARAAGYRVEAVPGPCALVAALTVSGLPTDEFHFVGFLPHKSGARRRRLETLRDLPGTLVLYESPFRIQRLLEELAEVCPGREVVLARELTKKFEEILRGRPAELLERARQRPLKGEFVVLVSGPTYPACPASDETLA encoded by the coding sequence ATGAGCGCGGTCCCCCCAGCCGCGGAGGCGGCCCTGCCGCCCTTGACGCCCGCAACGTTGTACCTGGTGGCCACGCCCATCGGGAATCTGGAGGACATAACGCTGCGGGCCCTGCGGGTGTTGCGGGAGTGCGATGTGGTGGCGGCGGAGGACACCCGGCATTCGGCCCGCCTGTTGCAGCATTACGGCATCCGCAAGCCCATGCTGAGCTGCTTCAAGTTCAACGAGGCGCGTCGCAGCGAGGCCATTTTGCAGCGGCTGGCGCGCGGGGAAAAAGTGGCGCTCATCACGGACGCCGGCAGCCCCGGCATCAGTGATCCCGGGGAACGGGTGGTGCAGGCCGCGCGCGCCGCGGGTTACCGGGTGGAAGCGGTGCCCGGCCCCTGCGCGCTGGTGGCGGCGTTGACGGTGAGCGGACTGCCGACAGATGAATTTCATTTTGTGGGATTTTTGCCGCACAAAAGCGGGGCGCGGCGCCGGCGGTTGGAGACGCTGCGCGATCTTCCGGGCACGCTGGTGCTTTACGAATCCCCCTTTCGCATCCAGCGGTTGCTGGAGGAATTAGCCGAAGTGTGCCCCGGGCGGGAGGTGGTGCTGGCACGGGAATTGACCAAGAAGTTCGAGGAGATTCTGCGTGGCCGTCCGGCTGAACTGCTGGAGCGCGCCCGGCAGCGGCCGTTGAAGGGGGAGTTTGTCGTGTTGGTCTCAGGGCCAACATATCCGGCTTGCCCGGCCTCCGATGAAACCTTAGCATGA